The following coding sequences lie in one Caproicibacterium argilliputei genomic window:
- the cas7c gene encoding type I-C CRISPR-associated protein Cas7/Csd2 — MSEAIKNRYEFVVFFDVENGNPNGDPDAGNMPRIDPETGLGLVTDVCLKRKIRNYVETVKENDPYYRIYIKKGVPLNRSDNEAFEQVGISNAAESKDLKKVLKDAKKDNKLDETIRDYMCSHFYDIRTFGAVMTTMVKGALNCGQVRGPVQLSFARSVDPIVPQEVSITRMAISTEEDAEKKSNEMGSKYIVPYGLYRCEGYVSANLARKATGFSEADLNLLWDAIINMFEYDRSAARGQMAVRKLIIFKHATELGNAPAHKLFDIVTAKTNKGVTTPRCYSDYTVAVDDTKLPEGVTCEQKD; from the coding sequence ATGAGCGAGGCAATTAAAAACCGATACGAATTCGTTGTATTTTTTGATGTGGAAAACGGCAATCCCAACGGAGATCCGGATGCGGGCAATATGCCGCGAATTGATCCCGAAACAGGCTTGGGGCTGGTCACCGATGTCTGTCTGAAACGCAAGATTCGGAACTATGTGGAAACAGTCAAGGAAAACGACCCATACTACCGCATTTACATTAAAAAAGGCGTGCCGCTGAACCGGAGCGACAACGAGGCATTTGAGCAGGTGGGGATTTCAAATGCCGCAGAAAGCAAAGACTTAAAAAAAGTTCTGAAGGATGCAAAAAAAGACAACAAGCTGGACGAAACCATCCGGGACTATATGTGCAGCCACTTCTATGATATTCGCACCTTCGGTGCTGTCATGACGACCATGGTAAAAGGCGCGCTGAACTGCGGGCAGGTGCGCGGGCCGGTGCAACTCAGTTTTGCACGTTCTGTGGATCCCATTGTTCCGCAGGAGGTGTCTATTACCCGTATGGCGATTTCTACGGAGGAGGATGCAGAGAAGAAGAGCAACGAGATGGGCAGCAAATATATTGTTCCTTACGGTCTTTACCGCTGCGAGGGGTATGTCTCTGCAAATCTTGCGCGCAAGGCAACCGGTTTTTCGGAAGCGGATTTAAATTTGTTGTGGGATGCCATCATCAATATGTTTGAGTATGACCGCTCCGCTGCGCGGGGGCAAATGGCGGTACGCAAACTGATTATTTTTAAACACGCTACAGAGTTGGGTAATGCCCCTGCACACAAATTGTTTGACATCGTTACGGCAAAGACAAACAAAGGCGTGACTACGCCGCGTTGCTACAGTGACTATACCGTAGCGGTAGATGATACCAAATTACCGGAAGGTGTAACCTGCGAGCAGAAGGATTAA
- a CDS encoding sugar ABC transporter permease — protein MAKPSYAIASRRSTHKKNSRYWLLYLMMLPGLLYLLINNYIPMFGIIIAFKKYNYRKGIFGSSWAGLDNFKFLFSTTDAFVITRNTILYNLVFMVVGTVLGVFVAILLNEITKKFFSKLYQTVILFPQLISMVIVSYLAYGMLSTQTGFINNSILKPLGIGEISWYNEPKYWPAILLIVNIWKGLGYSAIMYPSSIVGIDKSYYANSAWRHTSIWATASAPLPVLTELPFSLRSSARLRALSSRQCWLTRCHGKICRSESFLCSSWCLPCCLTAAWCQAT, from the coding sequence ATGGCAAAGCCTTCGTATGCGATCGCCAGCCGGCGCAGTACACACAAAAAGAACTCCCGATACTGGCTCTTGTACCTCATGATGCTGCCCGGACTGCTGTATTTGCTGATTAACAACTACATTCCGATGTTTGGTATCATCATTGCGTTTAAAAAGTACAATTACCGCAAGGGAATATTCGGCAGCAGCTGGGCAGGTCTTGACAACTTCAAATTTCTGTTTTCAACAACGGATGCCTTTGTAATCACCCGCAACACCATCCTTTACAATCTGGTGTTCATGGTGGTTGGCACGGTGCTGGGGGTGTTCGTGGCAATCCTGCTGAATGAAATTACCAAGAAGTTTTTCTCTAAACTGTACCAGACGGTCATTCTGTTTCCGCAGTTGATCTCCATGGTTATTGTCAGCTATTTGGCTTACGGTATGCTGAGTACCCAGACAGGCTTTATCAACAACAGTATCTTAAAGCCGCTGGGCATCGGTGAAATTTCGTGGTACAACGAACCAAAGTACTGGCCGGCAATTCTGCTGATTGTGAACATCTGGAAGGGCCTTGGCTACTCAGCAATTATGTACCCTTCCTCCATTGTCGGGATTGACAAAAGCTACTATGCAAATTCAGCCTGGCGGCATACCAGTATCTGGGCGACAGCTTCAGCACCATTGCCAGTGCTTACGGAATTACCGTTCTCGTTACGCTCATCGGCACGACTGCGAGCATTGTCATCACGGCAATGCTGGCTTACCCGCTGTCACGGAAAGATCTGCCGAAGCGAAAGTTTTTTATGTTCTTCGTGGTGTTTACCATGCTGTTTAACGGCGGCCTGGTGCCAAGCTACTTAA
- the cas8c gene encoding type I-C CRISPR-associated protein Cas8c/Csd1, whose translation MILQSLVDCYDALAKKGTICPAGWSIAKVSLALELAEDGSVLRVLPLKVPAQNGKKEVPQPMWVPEQAKRASGVSANFLCDNGAYFLCIDGKGKPERTKKCFLAAKELHHKILDGVESDAAKAVLAFFDTWQVEKAEEAEVLSGVMDEIKTGANLIFKRNGEYIQEDHAVRAAWEKQQQVVPKDAVIMRCLVTGEEAPVARLHPSIKGVNGAQPSGASLVSYNAPAFESYGHEGRDGTGQGLNAPVSETAAFQYGAALNYLIADREHVQRIADTTVVYWAQNAEVLYQDIMGMGIFGQKENKIGVKTIGGVLKQMRDGGSINGVQLKFDNPFYILGLAPNASRLSVRFFLQSEFGTMLENLNEHNKRLEIIQPMGEKKELPLWNLLNELADQNARDQKPPAPTAGAVLRSIVLGTDYPAALFENVMLRIKTERDIKWRKAAILKACFLKNKEFVIPKEVLGVELNENSTYLPYVLGRLFAVLEKVQIVSSETKLNKSAEKEKDNTKKMVATATIRNKYFTSASATPAIIFPVILALSQHHQRKLSEGSKVYYDKIITDLENRIHETLPARFKLQDQGVFYLGYYHEKQKLFTKNDVDKKEGDENHERGN comes from the coding sequence ATGATCCTGCAGTCATTGGTCGATTGTTATGATGCACTGGCAAAGAAAGGAACCATTTGCCCGGCAGGCTGGAGTATTGCAAAAGTTTCCCTGGCATTGGAACTTGCAGAAGACGGCTCTGTTTTACGAGTCTTGCCGCTGAAAGTACCTGCTCAAAACGGCAAAAAAGAGGTGCCGCAGCCCATGTGGGTGCCGGAGCAGGCAAAAAGGGCTTCCGGCGTTTCCGCAAATTTTTTATGTGACAATGGTGCTTACTTCCTTTGTATTGACGGCAAAGGAAAGCCGGAGCGCACAAAGAAATGCTTTCTTGCGGCAAAAGAACTTCACCACAAAATTTTGGACGGTGTGGAAAGTGACGCCGCCAAAGCAGTCCTTGCCTTCTTTGATACTTGGCAAGTAGAAAAGGCGGAAGAGGCAGAAGTCCTCTCCGGGGTGATGGATGAAATCAAAACAGGGGCAAACCTGATTTTTAAACGGAACGGAGAATACATTCAGGAAGACCATGCTGTGCGCGCTGCTTGGGAAAAGCAGCAACAGGTTGTACCGAAAGATGCGGTCATCATGCGCTGCTTAGTGACAGGCGAAGAAGCGCCGGTGGCGCGCCTTCACCCGAGTATTAAAGGAGTCAACGGTGCGCAGCCCTCTGGTGCTTCGCTGGTTTCTTACAATGCGCCCGCGTTTGAGTCTTACGGGCATGAGGGGCGGGACGGCACAGGGCAGGGGCTAAACGCCCCCGTCAGTGAAACGGCAGCCTTTCAGTACGGTGCAGCCCTCAACTATCTGATTGCCGACAGGGAGCACGTGCAGCGCATTGCGGATACCACGGTTGTGTATTGGGCGCAGAATGCGGAAGTGCTGTATCAGGACATTATGGGAATGGGCATTTTCGGGCAGAAGGAAAACAAAATCGGTGTGAAAACCATCGGCGGGGTTTTAAAGCAAATGCGGGACGGCGGCAGTATAAACGGTGTGCAACTGAAGTTTGATAATCCGTTTTACATCTTAGGTCTTGCCCCCAACGCCTCCCGGCTTTCGGTGCGTTTCTTTTTGCAGAGCGAGTTCGGAACGATGCTGGAAAACCTGAATGAACACAACAAACGACTGGAAATCATCCAACCAATGGGTGAAAAAAAGGAACTGCCGCTTTGGAACCTGCTGAACGAACTGGCCGATCAAAATGCGCGGGACCAGAAACCACCGGCCCCAACCGCCGGCGCGGTGCTGCGCTCCATTGTACTGGGTACAGATTATCCGGCGGCTTTATTTGAAAACGTGATGCTCAGAATCAAAACAGAGCGTGACATCAAGTGGAGAAAAGCTGCCATTTTGAAAGCGTGCTTTTTGAAGAATAAAGAGTTTGTTATACCGAAGGAGGTACTAGGAGTGGAATTGAATGAGAACAGTACATACCTGCCATATGTACTTGGAAGGCTTTTTGCTGTGTTGGAAAAGGTGCAGATTGTTTCATCTGAAACAAAGCTCAATAAATCAGCAGAAAAAGAGAAAGACAATACTAAAAAAATGGTGGCAACAGCCACTATACGCAATAAGTATTTTACTAGCGCCAGTGCAACACCGGCGATAATCTTTCCAGTGATTTTAGCGTTGTCCCAGCACCATCAGCGCAAACTGTCGGAAGGCTCAAAAGTTTATTACGATAAGATCATCACAGACCTGGAAAATCGCATTCACGAAACACTGCCGGCACGTTTTAAACTGCAGGATCAGGGCGTATTTTACCTTGGTTATTACCATGAAAAGCAAAAGCTTTTTACAAAAAACGATGTAGATAAAAAGGAAGGGGACGAAAACCATGAGCGAGGCAATTAA
- the cas4 gene encoding CRISPR-associated protein Cas4, whose product MGSTDEEDYRQLSELQHFSFCRRQWALIHIENQWAENLRTTEGNLMHQRVHDEKQTELRGDLLTVRGMRVKSDELCAVGICDAVEFRQDNAGVTLYGRTGRWLPNPVEYKHGRPKEGNADVLQLCGQAICLEEMLCCEIHSGDLFYGESHRRTTVIFTKELREEVQSALKEMNELYHKGWTPKVKRTKSCNACSLKGICLPELNRAGSASAYLTMHAGEEL is encoded by the coding sequence ATGGGCAGCACAGACGAGGAAGATTATCGGCAACTTTCCGAATTGCAGCACTTTTCTTTTTGCCGCAGACAATGGGCGCTCATTCACATTGAAAATCAGTGGGCGGAAAATCTGCGTACCACAGAAGGAAATCTGATGCACCAACGGGTTCACGATGAAAAGCAAACTGAGCTGCGCGGGGATCTTTTGACCGTGCGCGGAATGCGTGTGAAGTCAGATGAACTTTGCGCGGTTGGAATTTGCGATGCAGTTGAGTTCAGGCAGGATAATGCGGGGGTAACCTTGTACGGCAGAACCGGGCGATGGCTTCCAAATCCGGTGGAGTATAAACACGGAAGGCCCAAGGAAGGAAATGCGGATGTATTGCAGCTGTGCGGACAGGCCATCTGCCTGGAAGAAATGCTGTGTTGTGAAATACATTCCGGGGATTTATTTTACGGAGAATCACACCGCCGCACCACGGTGATTTTCACAAAGGAACTGCGGGAAGAAGTGCAGTCAGCTCTAAAGGAAATGAATGAGCTGTATCACAAAGGGTGGACGCCTAAGGTAAAAAGGACAAAGTCATGTAATGCTTGTTCTTTAAAAGGAATCTGCTTGCCGGAACTGAACCGGGCCGGTTCTGCCTCGGCATACTTAACCATGCATGCTGGGGAGGAACTATGA
- a CDS encoding ABC transporter substrate-binding protein: MSRKKRIAAFLVAAAMVGTVFTGCGSSTSSSGGTAGSTAAKSAESGTPTEVTMAFITFGTTPDTNSAAFQAINKIAEKEINVKVKFLPISIGAWQQKINLMLSGTESLDLMYCFGSSLPTYYANGQILSMEKYLQQDAPDIEKAVGTAYMKNGQMNGEQYAVSVANRYNGAGYGVVMRQDLCKKYGIDASKITDYDSLEAALKVVHQKDPSLYPLVSQSNSVTLIDTAHDWDILGDGIGVLMNKGSDTKVVNLYEQKEYKEKLDMVHRWYKEGLIMKDITTNTDAATTLLKSGKAFASLYQTYADVKDIAADVQMSTGCAVNVVQMVTPYATTSQGLWTLTKNSKNPDKAMQFLNLMYKNEELMNDLVYGVQGTDYNIVKNSSGNKAVSFPSGADMSKNWYATFGAANAWEFPNQKLQYQLKDYDPDYLKNTDAYNKTVVDSKAVGFSFDNSDLTTENSSISNVLTQYRVSLEDGVSDPDTVLPQMIQKLKASGIENYVAEKQKQLDSWLKASK; encoded by the coding sequence ATGAGCAGGAAGAAAAGGATCGCAGCATTTCTGGTTGCAGCCGCCATGGTCGGTACTGTATTTACCGGATGCGGCAGCAGCACAAGCAGTTCGGGAGGCACAGCGGGCAGCACCGCGGCAAAGTCTGCAGAAAGCGGTACGCCGACAGAGGTTACCATGGCGTTCATTACATTTGGCACCACACCGGACACTAACTCGGCGGCATTTCAGGCGATTAACAAGATTGCGGAAAAAGAAATCAATGTTAAAGTGAAGTTTTTGCCCATTAGCATCGGCGCTTGGCAGCAGAAGATTAACCTGATGCTGTCCGGAACAGAAAGCCTGGATCTGATGTACTGCTTCGGTTCCAGTCTGCCGACTTATTATGCAAACGGACAGATTCTCAGCATGGAAAAATATCTGCAGCAGGACGCGCCTGATATTGAAAAGGCAGTCGGCACGGCATACATGAAAAACGGCCAGATGAATGGCGAACAGTATGCCGTGTCAGTGGCAAACCGCTACAATGGCGCCGGCTACGGCGTGGTGATGCGCCAGGATCTTTGCAAGAAGTATGGCATTGATGCTTCTAAAATTACAGACTATGATTCTTTGGAGGCAGCTCTGAAAGTTGTGCATCAGAAAGACCCGTCGCTGTATCCGCTGGTATCGCAGTCCAATAGTGTTACACTGATTGATACTGCGCACGACTGGGATATCCTCGGCGATGGCATTGGCGTTTTGATGAACAAAGGCAGCGACACGAAGGTTGTCAATCTGTATGAGCAGAAAGAGTACAAGGAAAAACTGGATATGGTGCACCGTTGGTACAAAGAAGGTCTGATTATGAAAGATATCACGACCAATACGGATGCCGCCACCACCCTGCTCAAATCCGGGAAAGCCTTTGCAAGCCTTTACCAGACTTACGCAGATGTTAAGGATATTGCCGCGGATGTGCAGATGTCAACCGGCTGCGCCGTTAATGTCGTGCAGATGGTTACGCCGTATGCAACCACTTCACAGGGGCTGTGGACACTGACAAAGAACTCAAAGAATCCGGACAAAGCCATGCAGTTCCTGAACCTTATGTATAAAAACGAAGAGCTCATGAACGATCTGGTGTACGGCGTGCAGGGTACGGATTACAACATCGTGAAAAACAGCTCCGGTAATAAGGCTGTGTCGTTCCCGTCCGGCGCAGATATGAGCAAAAACTGGTACGCAACCTTTGGTGCTGCAAACGCTTGGGAGTTCCCCAACCAGAAGCTGCAGTATCAGCTCAAGGATTACGACCCGGATTACCTGAAAAACACGGATGCTTACAACAAGACGGTTGTGGATTCCAAGGCAGTTGGCTTCTCGTTTGACAACTCTGACCTGACAACGGAAAACTCCAGCATTTCCAATGTGCTGACGCAGTACCGCGTTTCTTTGGAAGACGGCGTCAGCGACCCGGATACCGTGCTGCCGCAGATGATTCAAAAGCTGAAGGCAAGTGGCATCGAGAATTACGTTGCAGAAAAACAGAAGCAACTGGACAGCTGGCTGAAAGCAAGCAAGTAA
- the cas2 gene encoding CRISPR-associated endonuclease Cas2 encodes MLVLVTYDVNTTDDAGKKRLRRVAKECVKHGQRVQCSVFECLLDASQCKTLQAALCRIIDLSKDSLRFYYIGNHYHTKIEHFGVKAGYDPEGTLIF; translated from the coding sequence TTGCTGGTTTTGGTGACCTATGATGTAAATACGACGGATGATGCGGGAAAGAAGCGCCTTCGGCGCGTTGCGAAGGAATGTGTCAAGCACGGACAGCGGGTGCAGTGTTCCGTTTTTGAGTGTTTGCTGGATGCAAGTCAATGCAAAACCCTGCAGGCGGCATTGTGTAGAATCATTGATTTGAGCAAAGATAGTCTTCGGTTTTATTACATAGGAAATCACTATCATACGAAGATTGAACACTTCGGAGTGAAAGCAGGGTATGATCCGGAAGGAACTTTGATTTTTTAG
- a CDS encoding carbohydrate ABC transporter permease, with amino-acid sequence MFFVVFTMLFNGGLVPSYLMWTQVFQMKDSLAAYILPGLLTNAFFIILMKTYFENSIPTSLIEAAQIDGANEAIILFKIVMPLALPIVATLGLFSGLNYWNDWMNGLIYISDSHKFSIQVLLNQMLQDIQTLSSGVVKQSVSTSAMPASGVRMAIAVIAALPIMVIYPFFQKYFQKGIMVGAVKG; translated from the coding sequence ATGTTCTTCGTGGTGTTTACCATGCTGTTTAACGGCGGCCTGGTGCCAAGCTACTTAATGTGGACACAGGTCTTTCAAATGAAAGATTCGCTTGCCGCATACATCCTGCCCGGACTGCTGACCAATGCATTTTTCATCATTCTGATGAAAACCTATTTTGAAAACAGCATTCCGACTTCTTTGATCGAAGCGGCACAGATTGACGGCGCAAACGAAGCCATTATTCTGTTTAAGATTGTCATGCCGCTGGCGCTGCCGATTGTGGCGACGCTGGGGTTGTTCTCCGGGCTGAACTACTGGAATGACTGGATGAACGGCTTGATTTACATTTCTGACTCTCACAAATTCAGCATTCAGGTTTTGCTGAACCAAATGCTGCAGGACATTCAGACGCTGTCCAGCGGCGTGGTGAAGCAGTCGGTGTCAACCAGCGCAATGCCGGCTTCTGGAGTGCGCATGGCCATTGCAGTGATTGCGGCGCTGCCGATTATGGTCATCTATCCGTTCTTCCAGAAGTATTTCCAGAAGGGAATCATGGTAGGAGCGGTAAAAGGCTGA
- the cas5c gene encoding type I-C CRISPR-associated protein Cas5c — protein MSYGLQVEVWGDFALFSRPELKTERMSYEVITPSAARGLIESIYWHPGFRVIIDRIYVLEKFGEPVHQKKNPIQFTNVRRNEVKSRVQAAKVKSMMEGGSVPFLNTSADIQQRAATLLQDVHYVLEAHFELTEKAAPSDNEGKFKDIFRRRLESGRCYSQPYFGCREFPAHFKAWQGGEIPAVPYTKDLGIMLYDLDYSNPRDIQPMFFHAYLRNGVVQVAGEKVLK, from the coding sequence TTGAGTTATGGCTTGCAAGTGGAGGTTTGGGGCGACTTTGCCCTTTTCTCGCGGCCGGAACTGAAAACGGAACGAATGAGTTACGAGGTGATTACGCCGTCCGCTGCGCGGGGATTGATTGAATCTATTTATTGGCATCCGGGCTTTCGCGTCATCATTGACAGAATCTATGTGCTTGAAAAATTTGGGGAACCCGTTCATCAAAAGAAAAATCCGATTCAATTCACCAATGTGCGCCGGAATGAAGTCAAAAGCAGAGTGCAGGCCGCGAAGGTGAAAAGTATGATGGAAGGCGGTTCTGTGCCTTTTCTGAACACCAGTGCGGATATTCAGCAGCGGGCGGCCACCCTGCTGCAGGATGTGCACTATGTTTTGGAGGCACACTTTGAACTCACGGAAAAGGCCGCGCCAAGTGACAATGAAGGGAAGTTCAAAGACATTTTCCGCCGCAGGCTGGAAAGCGGAAGATGCTATTCCCAGCCGTACTTTGGCTGCCGCGAGTTCCCTGCCCACTTTAAGGCGTGGCAGGGCGGAGAAATACCGGCGGTGCCGTACACAAAGGATTTGGGAATCATGCTTTATGATCTGGATTACAGCAACCCAAGGGATATTCAGCCCATGTTCTTCCACGCCTATTTGCGAAATGGTGTGGTGCAGGTTGCCGGGGAGAAGGTGCTGAAATGA
- the cas3 gene encoding CRISPR-associated helicase Cas3', giving the protein MEDGTEYAAHIREDKTVQTVKEHLENVAALAKQFAEPFGAGGMAEQCGLAHDVGKYTKDFQEHLRGALKKPDHSTAGAQEILPICGISGAYCIAGHHAGLMNGGGQMDSSQTSGTLYGRMTKEINKEYQVYKQEISLQRPNPPQLTQLGAGGFTNSFFIRMLFSCLVDADFLDTEAFMKNQEVRAWNGCDLLALLKKLESFLNEKHWLEGKEGLNQKRSEILKTCIREGTDSEKGLFTLTVPTGGGKTVASLAFALHHAVAHHMRRIFYVIPYCSIIEQTVDTFGEILGAKNVLAHYSGAEYDDENEQLAERRLATENWDMPVVVTTAVQFFESLFSNKTSACRKLHNLADSVVVFDEVQTLPVSYLKPCVDAIAELTVNYGTSCVLCTATQPALQPFFKEYAPNLQSKEICPNTEELYSLFRRVRYEPLGELTDEELAQRLNDLKQVLCIVQTRKQAKNVYQLLNGEGCFHLSTLMTPRDRRDALEKIRKRLDDKKPCRVVSTSLIEAGVDVDFPTVYRAYAGLDSEIQAGGRCNREGKNAAQDSVVFLFQPESKYRVPDALKLPVQEAQSVTAGVEDMTLPAVTQAYFSALYKDKGSAVDLKGIVKGFEDGALSNGIFPFKTAARNFRFIENDTWTIFIPCDETSRRMASQLQQEAFQPDVSFYRLLGQYCVSVYQNHFQELYPSLVMVGERLGILTVKNLYDTKLGLSFQNDGGFGLIQ; this is encoded by the coding sequence ATGGAAGACGGAACAGAATATGCAGCGCATATCAGAGAGGACAAGACCGTTCAAACCGTCAAGGAACATCTGGAAAACGTTGCGGCTTTGGCGAAACAATTCGCGGAACCATTCGGTGCGGGCGGTATGGCAGAGCAGTGCGGGCTGGCGCATGACGTTGGAAAATACACGAAGGACTTTCAGGAACATCTGCGGGGCGCACTGAAAAAGCCAGACCACTCTACGGCAGGTGCGCAGGAAATCCTGCCAATCTGCGGAATTTCGGGGGCTTACTGCATAGCGGGGCACCACGCCGGTTTGATGAACGGCGGTGGGCAAATGGACAGCAGCCAGACGTCGGGGACGCTGTACGGCAGAATGACAAAAGAAATCAACAAGGAATATCAAGTTTATAAGCAGGAGATTTCCCTTCAGCGGCCGAATCCGCCTCAATTAACGCAGTTGGGGGCAGGCGGCTTTACCAATTCCTTTTTCATACGAATGCTTTTTTCGTGCCTTGTGGATGCGGACTTTTTGGATACGGAAGCATTTATGAAGAATCAGGAAGTCAGAGCATGGAACGGCTGTGACTTGCTGGCGCTTTTAAAGAAACTGGAGAGCTTTCTGAACGAAAAACACTGGTTGGAAGGAAAGGAGGGGCTCAACCAAAAGCGCAGCGAAATTTTAAAAACCTGTATCCGCGAAGGAACAGATTCTGAAAAAGGCCTTTTTACCTTAACAGTGCCCACGGGGGGCGGAAAAACAGTCGCGTCCCTGGCGTTTGCCCTGCACCATGCAGTGGCGCACCATATGCGGCGCATTTTCTACGTGATTCCGTACTGCTCAATTATTGAACAAACAGTGGATACGTTCGGCGAAATTTTAGGTGCGAAAAATGTTTTGGCGCACTACTCCGGCGCGGAATACGATGATGAGAACGAGCAACTCGCTGAAAGACGGCTGGCGACCGAAAACTGGGATATGCCCGTTGTGGTAACCACAGCGGTGCAGTTTTTTGAGTCGCTCTTTTCAAACAAAACCTCTGCCTGTCGCAAACTGCACAATCTTGCCGACAGTGTGGTGGTATTTGATGAAGTGCAGACGCTGCCGGTATCGTATTTGAAGCCGTGTGTGGATGCCATTGCAGAGCTGACGGTTAACTACGGAACCTCCTGTGTGCTGTGTACGGCGACACAGCCGGCGCTGCAGCCGTTTTTTAAGGAATACGCACCGAATTTGCAGTCTAAGGAGATTTGCCCAAATACAGAAGAGTTGTATTCCTTGTTCCGCCGCGTGCGCTACGAACCCCTTGGGGAGTTGACAGATGAGGAACTGGCACAAAGGCTGAACGATTTGAAGCAGGTTCTGTGTATTGTCCAGACTCGCAAACAAGCCAAAAATGTCTATCAGCTTTTGAACGGAGAGGGGTGCTTCCACCTTTCCACCCTGATGACGCCGCGGGACAGACGTGACGCTTTAGAGAAAATTCGGAAACGGCTGGATGACAAAAAACCGTGCAGAGTGGTTTCAACAAGCCTGATTGAAGCCGGTGTGGATGTGGACTTTCCAACGGTCTATCGGGCGTACGCCGGGCTGGACAGCGAAATACAGGCGGGCGGACGCTGCAACCGCGAAGGGAAAAATGCCGCGCAGGACAGTGTGGTCTTCCTTTTTCAGCCGGAAAGCAAGTACCGTGTGCCGGACGCACTGAAGCTGCCGGTACAGGAGGCGCAGAGTGTAACGGCTGGTGTAGAAGACATGACGCTTCCGGCGGTGACGCAGGCGTATTTTTCAGCGCTTTATAAGGATAAGGGCAGCGCGGTGGATTTGAAAGGAATTGTAAAAGGCTTTGAAGACGGCGCTCTGAGCAACGGAATTTTTCCGTTTAAGACGGCAGCAAGAAATTTTCGGTTTATTGAAAACGATACTTGGACCATCTTCATACCGTGTGACGAAACCAGTCGCAGGATGGCTTCACAGCTGCAGCAGGAAGCATTCCAGCCAGATGTATCATTTTACCGGCTGCTTGGGCAGTACTGCGTCAGTGTTTATCAAAATCATTTTCAGGAACTTTATCCGTCCCTTGTGATGGTGGGGGAGCGCCTTGGAATTCTGACGGTGAAAAACCTGTATGACACAAAGCTGGGGCTTAGCTTTCAAAATGACGGCGGATTCGGGCTTATCCAGTAA
- the cas1c gene encoding type I-C CRISPR-associated endonuclease Cas1c yields MKHLLNTLFILSENTYLSLKDENVGIHAEDGTQNFLPLLGLESIFCFSYKGASPALIGACAERGIGLTFLTPNGRFLARVSGRSQGNVFLRKAQYRISDSETESCLAARCFIFGKLYNHRWCLERTVRDHGMRADVQTLKNAARFLAETSQIVLKTTELDTLRGLEGQAANAYFGVFDHLILNQKDDFRFTVRSRRPPLDRVNAMLSFGYRLLASDCAAALESVGLDSYVGFMHRDRPGRESLALDLMEELRSVFVDRFVLTLINLRRITAKDFDVSENGAVLLNDRGRKIFLKSWQERKREEIKHPYLQEKMQYGLVPYVQALLLARYVRGDLDAYPAFLWK; encoded by the coding sequence ATGAAGCATTTACTCAATACACTCTTTATCCTGAGCGAAAACACTTACCTCTCATTAAAGGATGAAAATGTGGGAATCCATGCGGAAGACGGTACACAGAATTTTTTGCCGCTGTTGGGCCTTGAAAGTATTTTCTGCTTTTCCTATAAAGGGGCCAGCCCTGCATTGATTGGGGCATGCGCCGAACGTGGAATTGGACTTACGTTTCTCACACCGAATGGGCGGTTTTTGGCTAGAGTCAGCGGACGATCGCAGGGAAATGTATTCCTGCGGAAAGCGCAGTACCGAATTTCTGACAGTGAAACGGAGAGCTGTCTTGCAGCTCGCTGCTTTATATTTGGTAAACTGTACAATCATCGCTGGTGCTTAGAAAGAACGGTGCGTGACCACGGAATGAGGGCCGACGTGCAGACGTTAAAAAATGCTGCACGATTTTTGGCGGAGACATCGCAAATCGTATTAAAAACAACGGAATTGGACACACTGCGTGGATTGGAAGGGCAAGCGGCCAATGCATATTTTGGCGTGTTTGATCATTTGATTCTGAACCAAAAAGATGATTTTCGGTTTACGGTGCGTTCCCGCCGCCCCCCGCTGGACCGAGTGAACGCAATGCTTTCATTTGGTTATCGCCTGCTTGCCAGCGACTGTGCGGCGGCATTGGAAAGTGTGGGATTGGATTCTTATGTGGGGTTTATGCATCGTGATCGCCCCGGCAGGGAGTCCCTGGCGTTGGATTTGATGGAAGAACTCCGAAGTGTGTTTGTGGACCGATTTGTGCTAACGCTGATTAATCTGCGTCGAATAACGGCAAAAGATTTCGATGTGTCTGAAAATGGAGCAGTTTTGCTAAATGATCGCGGGAGAAAGATCTTCCTAAAATCTTGGCAGGAGCGTAAGCGGGAGGAAATTAAGCATCCCTATCTGCAGGAGAAGATGCAGTATGGCTTAGTGCCATACGTTCAGGCGCTGCTGTTGGCGCGCTATGTGCGCGGTGACCTGGATGCGTACCCGGCGTTTTTGTGGAAATGA